Proteins found in one Drosophila busckii strain San Diego stock center, stock number 13000-0081.31 chromosome 2R, ASM1175060v1, whole genome shotgun sequence genomic segment:
- the LOC108603324 gene encoding ubiquitin carboxyl-terminal hydrolase puf isoform X2, translating into MCEVCADFQNLLEIYEVRVASSDLKFQLMLKSEIEITFNYIQSWPQRQCMCLYRDNKNYDRFNLVVQSLICLTVQHLKHIDTLIENYTRLTANAAHGVAQANRNPELDKHKSHEKDDSGNGKEKTSETSLNESKSLSPPSPSTSWPGDDNKVNHFRACGNEEKRASVDALVELKKQPPRSPPSTCISSTKCASLYTEEPWILPEVEKLLVLLSKVFLLNFPLYIAHKHGMHSRLDDLQAEEAHHLALICDLHDNDLPIYLLRNVSLFCNSGGFGAMSLCFDHPDLPVSTAHSMTATVSNVKLWLNYHCNSQLFVPLRSRILQYMCKLSDQNLRSAATRAMADFVWSSMRDPLDVAVNFDTEGLALAFKYFTSTTLTMRLAGMAQINAHINLFNEICTTETVNEVELFGQRIANWLTENHIVQHLFGPNLHVEIVKQAHVLLNFLAVENQISEEDIKLIWQATQLKHCSKTIFDILPALVKNLAPRPAMHLYSLLCRMEPKDHTEQSIYIASALTKLIWTRDCSRSQMNLMQDHILGSNATASSSDSGSIEGSNTEDDQAAADDSSIASGGHKSPIDGVTPCKQARHRRHICDPTTEVTKQLSNEDLAKLDIKSHRIVNIIDNTSSEEELQSRAELELQLHRKKTNNKRRRQKASCSSSKQHQRLLLPHELVEIWDGAEDVPSSDDVDADADGELPADSDECSDGVASSHQLVPAAVLKHLHGEGPYIRAIAETNISELLSGAENDNSYSSPMSNKSEKNLADFDDEDVSPCEEELAQLVSGRLSDVCQPGNTLLWDLLQDDKICQLGESLALEAEKALATLLCFSMDRQLRTKFVEGCLQNVANNRSVIVSLRLLPKLFASFQQFRPSDTHSMTLWAERNHKMMQCFFNNIRHYAKRHAELLINQNGVQQQHQLCLQLYSHKTQVSVRLQFLSSIFSSVGSPKSFRLTLDQLDALWDWLAHDPECSDCYFSWLQAQTKGGDQHALGIEALQHLYLKKLPELQPEEFSMVALGLFQQLCSFARIAVAEYEKHSETITACSSAVGMYHLWKIALRAQSNEVSLAAIQYINMYYMGQQLRLEKEFVSQCMDNLVQAAAALESIEDENALMRVQRGLLLLNTHLDTFRRRYAYHLRRWAIEGKGIGSHSNLKNEGTGPPIRIVLQQAGLSEKSLLHMHACDLIADLKAEVSKWWESLHLNAPVLGLLLSDGPLRIITQGQELTSDYDERTLGDAGFKDNQIVYVSLGGRSARRKEPNLEHPSMLPPPPKECLPTVLLLQPKYFEKLFCLMQSLGDMKPQTSTLSLQHHTKSQLLSRRVWDILAMLPTNPDILDAFKNLLDDLRDLQQLDSAGNEQHLFNKRKQVKQKFNELLDPSNLQKFMYSLHIVESLALSVLRHSSNPCSNINFIDDQNRTKKNASSSRRNSNDIATDKHCSNSSSDCSKEISENDMDVALMSTPRSGSDVDVSDLVNISDKENHPKQPSKRQKKNECHEQDRPPEGELHINTTTLAEIPVRNSLLCESTMWTEAFIKCGGLQHLYEIFSKGQLQQSANPKELALNEWRHDCLASLLRIIWLLGFEELQTQDVHVLMSRPHAFMLQLMEPSQCIHRLFSILSDEVHQQSQSTTATSLVYLYQFHNVRTGFWGRAQLVQFTMNILVSFVHASPDARSLLWSQPEQCAWLQKFILQDPEPAVRREICAGLYRICLGNTHSYRQLLAPLLHKLIALLPRAEQMSSSTQHTQFLLSEEGKEPYGPACRDYFWLLARLVDTLTPEMVAEECIDIEKLCESISASILDREYYELRHGYQDDGLVGLLNLMSNLIKYDTTYKYTPKALCFIEQVIGFLFEMPSPTNRQKPKCKSATSRAAAYDLLVELCRACATNYDYLHARLLSQHKSGPKQPYPWDYWPRDEGRAECGYVGLTNLGATCYMASCIQHLYMMPQARAAILRVPPAGAQKHAHTLLELQRMFAYLLESERKAYNPRSFCRVYQMDHQPLNTGEQKDMAEFFIDLVSKLEEMTPDLKHLVKRLFCGTLSNNVVSLDCGHVSRTAEEFYTVRCQVADMRNLQESLDEVTVKDTLEGDNMYTCSQCGKKVRAEKRACFKKLPQILCFNTMRYTFNMVTMLKEKVNTHFSFPLRLNMCHYVEKTLMPQQYKEEREKRKRQCQNHKESDEASGNDTAEASLDADIEECYEYELVGVTVHTGTADGGHYYSFIKERTKNTFHPHERWFLFNDAEVKPFDPSQIAAECFGGEMTSKTYDSVTEKYLDFSFEKTNSAYMLFYERRLPEHLQRRHSELLATPSPSPTNEEKSDAEPPQLQTEIESKINNGNNALSRKTQKSISEKSDAFKTPEIRINIQQSQDRIENKCWPKIAEALRTANCDYSLPNKNINNNELQTSATKSDSIESATKPIAKINLRPLLNKELEDWIWQDNRQFLQDRNIFEHTYFNFMWQICGHIPQTLISKTDVTCMATKLSVSFFIETFIHAKEKPTMVPWVELLTKQFNASEEACEWFLSHMSVEPYWPVHVLIQCPNQMVRQMFQRLVVHVIQRLRASHVDQYLGVETDEDNKELIGNASCVTRYISSLISLLEHGARSHLRHLSEYFSLLCEFSRMGDEEAMFLLRIGVLKSLVDFYLGHKSSDSIDISSDNEDNSSDEALSVDKIRPASLDKMIALCASLVERSRGADFRLRLSPKDFNAIAGGKGFPFLYQQIKDGINSHQTKHLIHALCRWDERLATQIISMLFGSVTRHTELCAPFFKLLTLLIETQSGPVGLPCFTQLVLPRMWDAAEYCPQSVLDWLSVQATKNKIAHTWILQSADQWLEQFMIAHDNTRVRNAAASLLVALVPSQAFRANFRAHSQHKLLTVQPHTYREINSEAQIVLHQVITLLLRLLRPARAYADIGTHGTTKLTAYFNLLSYCMVSKTEKQMIGSFMRSLWELFHPRLSEPSVPAHHNKHALLTFWYHSLVDCPENATLVANCPEITRNIAFNYILADHDDAEIVTYNRSMLPAYYGLLRLCCEQSRPLTRQLAQHQNLQWAFKNITPHPTQYSAAVDELFKLMTLFATRHPDASEQEKQDVIAFRRSVIVSYTSSLDARVSWATLISALKILVDNDDDRMLVVFNGGIEMSFEALHTLHSMHHEATACHVAGDLLDLLGEMVLLLATLRTRTDNPVQKKQQHHLEQQLQIQQQQLLHKQQDTQSTQTPQTPLQKEKQLQHQMQQHLQLQQMQLQQQHFLRQQHQHSALSKVLPDAIKRLATLLNTYNSPEIIRMALEVLKELVRNTSLEAISILAPILINCHLSVANAPNAIGPLGPYFPRRSAKQTAWVMGAKNSPRPPRPIVQMCIALSDLTPRGIDAEYDAQVDAFYRPYHDFIDVMLRMCINTGTLSDTLVKLHCLVAIESTPLHFNYFPKFWVGINNNTLTHNYSEMLVKNPLLVEYLHNVLRDERCMLKDAFVREFLEIYYHKVASQLPVARMIYTINYGMHSKDDIDELCGDLFAIRIIAQATGVPPSVRKELRGSLRALLNKSERFKKEAEKDQLTNKKQKRESCKENEEILSQCTQPHLEITESISKEAVTAELSKVDMSVEAVEGKFATLSKDETVPENMETAEGEKLKASLSSSDNDTELEDENEPTPKRNKKTAEDRLNEERMKRFSILQTMESYIHSIFNIIKREAIALSTSHKKEFNEDSDAATSVAGATKSRSKIDDMQVEVEPGVNREDMSVDCEIGTDGSLMSHVFNKAKQNGQGQKIDQIKSIEQNILGHINNSSMPTNVDSAVVDVASSSEPASSTQI; encoded by the exons ATGTGCGAGGTTTGTGCCGATTTTCAAAATCTATTGGAGATCT ATGAAGTGCGTGTTGCTAGTTCAGACCTTAAGTTTCAACTGATGCTAAAGAGTGAAATTGAGATAACATTCAACTACATTCAATCATGGCCTCAGCGGcagtgtatgtgtttgtaccgggacaataaaaattatgatcGTTTTAACCTTGTAGTGCAATCGCTCATTTGTCTCACAGTTCAGCATTTAAAGCATATTGATACTTTAATTGAGAATTATACTCGCCTAACGGCCAATGCAGCACACGGTGTTGCCCAAGCAAACCGCAATCCAGAGCTCGACAAACATAAAAGTCACGAGAAGGACGACTCTGGAAATGGCAAGGAAAAAACTAGCGAAACGAGCTTAAATGAGTCGAAATCGTTGTCACCGCCATCGCCTTCAACATCCTGGCCTGGTGATGATAATAAAGTAAATCATTTTAGAGCTTGTGGAAATGAGGAAAAGCGAGCTTCTGTCGACGCTCTTGTGGAACTTAAAAAACAGCCGCCAAGATCACCTCCCTCAACGTGCATCAGCAGTACCAAATGCGCATCACTATACACAGAGGAACCTTGGATACTACCAGAAGTGGAAAAACTATTGGTTCTCCTCTCGAAAGTGTTTCTGCTCAATTTTCCCCTATATATTGCCCATAAACATGGCATGCATTCCCGCCTTGATGACTTGCAAGCTGAGGAGGCCCACCATCTGGCACTTATCTGTGATCTGCATGACAACGATCTTCCCATTTACTTATTGCGCAACGTAAGCCTGTTTTGCAATTCGGGTGGATTTGGTGCCATGTCGCTATGCTTCGATCATCCAGACCTACCGGTCTCGACAGCACACTCAATGACTGCCACAGTATCCAATGTTAAGCTTTGGCTGAATTATCACTGCAACTCACAGCTCTTTGTACCACTTCGCAGCCGCATATTGCAATACATGTGCAAGCTTTCTGATCAAAACCTTCGCTCAGCAGCCACGCGAGCCATGGCTGACTTTGTGTGGTCCTCAATGCGGGATCCACTTGATGTTGCCGTCAATTTTGACACAGAAGGCCTGGCCCTAGCCTTTAAGTATTTCACGTCGACGACACTGACCATGCGACTTGCAG gcatGGCTCAGATAAATGCTCATATAAATCTATTCAATGAAATTTGCACAACCGAAACCGTGAATGAGGTAGAATTGTTTGGACAACGTATTGCAAATTGGCTGACTGAGAATCACAttgtgcagcatttgtttGGTCCAAATCTGCATGTTGAAATTGTCAAGCAAGCTCATGTGCTACTCAACTTTCTTGCGGTGGAAAATCAAATATCCGAAGAAGACATCAAGCTTATTTGGCAGGCAACACAATTAAAGCACTGttcaaaaacaatatttgatattttgccGGCTTTGGTAAAGAATCTTGCTCCCAGACCCGCAATGCATTTGTATTCGCTTCTCTGTCGCATGGAACCGAAAGATCATACTGAACAGAGTATTTATATTGCCTCCGCTCTAACTAAGTTAATTTGGACGCGAGACTGTTCGCGTTCTCAAATGAATTTGATGCAGGACCATATTCTTGGCTCAAATGCAACTGCTTCTAGTTCTGACAGCGGTAGCATTGAAGGCAGCAACACCGAAGATGAtcaggctgctgctgacgaTAGCAGTATTGCTAGTGGTGGCCATAAAAGTCCAATTGATGGCGTTACACCTTGTAAACAGGCGCGACACAGGCGTCATATTTGTGATCCCACTACTGAGGTAACAAAGCAACTGAGCAATGAGGACCTTGCCAAGCTGGACATTAA ATCACATCGCATTGTCAATATAATCGACAACACTAGCAGCGAGGAAGAGTTGCAGTCTCGTGCCGAATTGGAGCTTCAGTTGCATCGTAAGAAGACCAATAACAAGCGTCGTCGTCAAAAAGCCAGCTGCAGTAGCAGCAAGCAACATCAGCGACTCCTTTTGCCCCACGAGCTTGTTGAAATTTGGGACGGTGCAGAGGACGTCCCCAGCAGCGATGACGTCGACGCGGATGCCGATGGAGAACTGCCAGCAGATAGTGATGAATGCAGTGATGGTGTCGCTTCGAGTCATCAACTTGTCCCTGCCGCGGTTCTTAAGCATTTGCATGGTGAAGGTCCTTACATTCGCGCCATAGCCGAGACAAACATTAGTGAACTGTTGAGCGGCGCTGAAAATGACAACAGCTATTCCTCACCAATGAGCAATAAGTCGGAAAAAAATCTTGCCGATTTCGACGACGAAGATGTTTCTCCATGTGAGGAGGAGTTGGCGCAATTGGTCAGCGGACGC CTAAGCGACGTTTGTCAGCCGGGAAATACTTTACTATGGGATCTACTGCAAGACGACAAAATC TGTCAACTTGGTGAATCATTAGCACTGGAAGCTGAAAAGGCATTAGCAACACTGCTATGCTTTAGTATGGACCGCCAGCTACGCACAAAGTTTGTTGAGGGCTGTTTGCAGAATGTGGCCAATAATCGAAGTGTAATTGTTAGCTTAAGACTGTTACCGAAGCTATTTGCGTCGTTTCAACAATTTCGGCCTTCGGATACGCACTCGATGACATTGTGGGCGGAACGTAATCATAAAATGATgcaatgtttttttaataacatacGACACTATGCAAAGCGGCATGCGGAACtgcttataaatcaaaatggggtgcaacaacagcaccaaCTGTGCTTGCAGTTATATTCGCACAAAACCCAAGTTTCAGTTAGATTACAGTTCCTTTCATCCATTTTCTCGTCCGTCGGATCCCCCAAAAGCTTTCGATTGACATTGGATCAGCTAGATGCCCTCTGGGATTGGCTGGCACATGATCCCGAATGCTCGGATTGCTATTTCTCGTGGCTGCAGGCACAAACAAAGGGCGGTGACCAGCATGCCCTAGGCATTGAAGCTCTTcaacatttgtatttaaaaaaactgCCTGAACTGCAACCAGAGGAGTTCTCCATGGTAGCTTTGGGCTTGTTCCAACAGCTATGCAGTTTTGCACGCATCGCAGTGGCCGAATATGAAAAGCATAGCGAAACAATAACTGCGTGCTCCAGTGCCGTAGGAATGTACCACCTATGGAAGATTGCATTGCGCGCTCAAAGCAATGAGGTATCCCTGGCTGCAATCCAGTATATCAACATGTACTACATGGGTCAACAGCTCCGATTGGAAAAGGAATTTGTTTCCCAGTGTATGGATAACCTAGTACaggctgcagcagcacttgaaag cattgAGGACGAAAATGCTCTGATGCGTGTGCAGCGTGGgttacttttattaaatacacacTTAGACACGTTTAGGCGTCGATATGCTTACCATCTTCGGCGCTGGGCGATCGAGGGCAAAGGCATTGGGTCTCATAGTAATCTAAAAAATGAGGGAACAGGTCCTCCCATTCGGATTGTCCTCCAGCAAGCTGGTCTTTCCGAGAAAAGTCTGTTACATATGCACGCCTGCGATTTGATTGCTGATCTGAAGGCTGAGGTATCCAAATGGTGGGAAAGCTTGCATCTCAATGCACCTGTGCTTGGACTCTTGTTAAGCGATGGACCGTTGCGAATCATAACACAGGGACAAGAGCTCACATCGGATTACGATGAACGAACACTAGGTGATGCTGGCTTTAAGGATAACCAAATTGTGTACGTTTCGTTGGGTGGCCGAAGTGCGCGACGTAAGGAGCCAAATTTGGAGCATCCATCTAtgttgccaccgccgccgAAGGAATGCTTGCCTACGGTGCTGCTCCTGCAGCCAAAGTACTTTGAAAAACTATTCTGTTTGATGCAAAGCCTGGGTGACATGAAGCCGCAAACGTCAACGCTCAGTCTGCAGCATCACACCAAGTCACAGCTATTATCACGTCGTGTTTGGGACATACTGGCCATGTTGCCAACCAATCCGGATATTCTGGATGCCTTCAAGAATCTGTTGGATGATTTAAGAGACCTGCAGCAACTAGATTCCGCTGGGAATGAACAACATCTGTTCAATAAACGTAAACAGGtgaagcaaaagtttaatgaGCTTCTCGATCCCAGTAACCTGCAGAAATTCATGTACTCCCTACACATTGTAGAGAGTTTAGCGCTATCTGTATTACGCCATTCAAGCAATCCTTGTTCTAATATCAACTTTATAGATGACCAGAATCGTACGAAAAAGAACGCAAGCAGTAGTAGACGAAACAGCAATGATATCGCAACCGATAAGCATTgtagcaacagtagcagcgACTGTAGCAAAGAGATTTCAGAAAATGATATGGATGTCGCGTTAATGTCCACCCCGCGCTCTGGCAGCGATGTAGACGTCAGTGATCTGGTAAACATCAGTGATAAAGAAAACCATccaaagcagccaagcaaacgACAAAAGAAGAACGAGTGTCACGAGCAAGACCGACCGCCAGAGGGTGAATTACATATTAACACGACCACGTTGGCAGAAATTCCAGTACGAAATAGCCTTCTATGCGAGAGTACCATGTGGACTGAGGCGTTTATTAAATGTGGGGGATTGCAACATCTATACGAAATTTTCAGCAAAGGTCAGCTTCAGCAGAGTGCTAATCCCAAAGAATTAGCCCTGAATGAGTGGAGGCACGACTGCTTGGCAAGTTTACTACGAATTATATGGCTGCTTGGATTTGAAGAGTTGCAGACACAGGATGTCCATGTCTTAATGTCTAGACCGCATGCATTTATGCTGCAGTTAATGGAGCCGTCACAATGCATACACCGCTTGTTCAGCATTCTCAGCGATGAGGTGCATCAGCAAAGTCAATCAACCACTGCTACATCGCTGGTCTATCTCTATCAATTCCATAATGTGCGTACTGGTTTCTGGGGCCGCGCTCAGCTTGTGCAATTCACCATGAATATTTTAGTAAGCTTTGTGCATGCCTCGCCAGATGCACGCTCTTTGCTTTGGTCACAGCCGGAGCAATGTGCTTGGCTCCAAAAGTTCATACTTCAAGATCCTGAGCCAGCGGTGCGTCGCGAAATATGCGCTGGTCTCTATCGTATCTGTTTGGGCAATACGCATAGCTATCGACAGCTCTTGGCTCCGTTATTACACAAGCTAATTGCATTACTGCCTCGAGCAGAGCAGATGAGCTCTTCTACTCAACACACGCAGTTTCTGCTCTCAGAGGAAGGCAAGGAACCGTATGGGCCTGCCTGTCGAGATTACTTCTGGTTGCTGGCGCGCCTCGTGGACACATTAACACCGGAAATGGTGGCTGAAGAATGTATTGATATTGAAAAGCTGTGCGAAAGCATTTCAGCGAGCATTCTTGATCGAGAGTACTATGAACTGCGGCATGGTTATCAAGACGATGGCTTGGTGGGCTTGCTAAATCTTATGTCCAATCTTATCAAGTACGACACTACATATAAGTATACACCAAAGGCGTTGTGCTTCATCGAGCAGGTAATAGGTTTTCTCTTCGAGATGCCCTCGCCAACGAACCGACAGAAACCAAAATGCAAATCGGCCACGTCCCGAGCGGCTGCCTACGATCTGCTTGTTGAGCTTTGTCGCGCTTGCGCCACAAACTATGACTACCTACACGCCCGATTGCTCTCTCAGCACAAATCGGGTCCAAAGCAGCCCTATCCGTGGGACTACTGGCCACGTGACGAAGGCAGGGCCGAGTGCGGCTATGTGGGACTCACCAATCTTGGCGCCACCTGTTATATGGCTTCCTGCATACAACATCTTTATATGATGCCACAGGCTCGTGCTGCAATTTTGCGAGTACCGCCTGCTGGCGCCCAAAAGCACGCCCACACGCTACTCGAGTTGCAGCGTATGTTTGCTTATCTGCTTGAATCGGAGCGCAAAGCGTACAATCCGCGCAGTTTTTGTCGTGTTTATCAAATGGATCACCAGCCACTTAATACAGGAGAGCAGAAAGACATGGCCGAGTTTTTTATTGACTTGGTATCCAAATTGGAGGAGATGACCCCTGATTTGAAACATTTGGTAAAGCGTTTGTTTTGTGGTACTTTAAGCAATAATGTTGTGTCGCTAGACTGCGGACACGTCTCACGCACTGCCGAAGAGTTTTATACGGTACGGTGCCAGGTAGCCGATATGCGTAATCTGCAAGAGTCGCTTGACGAGGTGACCGTTAAGGATACACTAGAAGGCGACAATATGTACACGTGCTCTCAGTGTGGAAAGAAGGTACGTGCCGAAAAACGTGCTTGCTTCAAGAAGCTGCCTCAGATCTTGTGTTTTAATACTATGCGCTATACCTTTAATATGGTTACCATGCTCAAGGAAAAAGTTAATACACACTTCTCATTTCCATTGCGGCTTAATATGTGCCACTATGTGGAAAAGACTCTGATGCCGCAACAGTACAAAGAGGAACGAGAAAAGCGAAAGCGTCAGTGTCAAAATCACAAAGAAAGCGACGAGGCTTCTGGGAATGATACGGCCGAGGCTTCACTAGATGCCGATATCGAGGAGTGCTATGA ATATGAATTGGTCGGTGTAACAGTGCACACAGGAACAGCAGATGGTGGTCATTATTATAGCTTCATCAAGGAGCGGACAAAAAACACCTTTCATCCGCATGAGCGCTGGTTTCTTTTTAATGATGCGGAAGTAAAACCTTTTGATCCCTCCCAGATAGCTGCAGAGTGTTTCGGCGGAGAGATGACT AGTAAAACGTACGACTCAGTGacagaaaaatatttagactTTAGTTTTGAGAAAACAAATTCCGCCTACATGCTGTTTTACGAGCGCCGCTTACCAGAACATCTTCAACGAAGACACTCAGAATTGTTAGCAACACCCTCACCAAGTCCCACCAATGAGGAAAAGTCTGATGCGGAACCTCCGCAACTACAAACTGAAATTGAGTCAAAAATCAACAATGGTAATAATGCATTATCCAGAAAAACACAGAAGTCGATTAGTGAAAAATCGGATGCATTTAAGACGCCTGaaattagaataaatattcaacaatCTCAGGACcgaattgaaaataaatgttggcCAAAAATAGCTGAGGCTCTAAGAACAGCTAATTGTGATTACTCCTTACCAAATAAAAACATCAATAATAACGAACTTCAGACATCGGCTACCAAATCTGATAGCATTGAAAGTGCAACTAAACCgatagcaaaaataaacttgcgCCCATTGTTGAACAAAGAATTGGAAGACTGGATTTGGCAAGATAACCGGCAATTTTTGCAGGATCGTAATATCTTCGAACACACTTATTTTAA TTTTATGTGGCAAATTTGTGGACATATACCACAGACACTGATCTCGAAAACGGATGTCACCTGCATGGCTACAAAGTTGtctgtttcattttttattgaaacttTTATACACGCTAAGGAAAAG cCAACCATGGTGCCCTGGGTCGAGTTGCTAACCAAACAGTTTAATGCCAGTGAAGAAGCTTGCGAATGGTTCTTATCACATATGTCTGTAGAGCCATATTGGCCAGTGCATGTATTAATTCAGTGTCCTAATCAAATGGTACGCCAAATGTTCCAGCGTTTAGTTGTACACGTTATACAGCGATTGCG TGCTTCGCACGTTGATCAGTACCTTGGCGTGGAAACTGACGAAGATAACAAGGAACTAATCGGAAATGCTTCCTGCGTGACACGTTATATTAGCTCTTTAATATCGCTTCTGGAACATGGAGCTCGGTCACATCTCCGTCATTTATCTGAATATTTTAGTCTTCTTTGCGAATTTTCGCGCATGGGCGATGAAGAGGCAATGTTTCTGTTGCGCATTGGTGTTCTTAAGAGCCTTGTCGATTTTTATTTAGGACACAAGTCTTCAGATAGT ATTGATATCAGCTCGGACAATGAAGACAACTCTTCAGATGAAGCGCTTTCTGTGGACAAAATAAGGCCCGCCTCTTTGGACAAAATGATTGCTCTGTGCGCTAGTCTTGTCGAACGCTCGCGCGGTGCTGATTTTCGCTTACGGTTATCGCCCAAAGACTTCAATGCTATTGCTGGTGGAAAG ggCTTTCCATTTTTGtatcaacaaataaaagacGGCATAAATTCACATCAGACAAAGCATTTAATCCATGCGCTGTGCCGTTGGGATGAGCGTCTGGCTACTCAGATCATCAGTATGCTCTTCGGATCGGTCACTAGGCACACTGAGCTCTGTGCCCCtttctttaaattattaacactTCTTATTGAAACTCAGAGCGGCCCTGTAGGCTTGCCTTGTTTTACGCAGCTCGTTCTACCACGAATGTGGGATGCGGCTGAATATTGCCCACAATCTGTTCTTGACTGGTTATCCGTGCAGGCAACAAAGAATAAAATAGCACATACCTGGATTCTTCAGTCGGCCGACCAATGGTTGGAACAATTTATGATCGCGCATGACAACACACGCGTCCGGAATG CCGCTGCTTCGCTACTGGTAGCTTTAGTGCCTTCACAAGCGTTTCGTGCGAATTTTCGCGCTCATTCCCAACATAAATTGCTAACAGTTCAACCTCACACTTATCG cgAAATTAACAGTGAAGCCCAGATTGTGTTGCACCAGGTGATCACATTGTTGCTGCGTTTGCTTCGACCAGCACGCGCGTACGCAGACATTGGAACGCATGGTACCACCAAACTCacagcttattttaatttactcagCTACTGTATGGTTTCTAAGACagaaaaacaaatg ATAGGGTCCTTTATGCGATCGCTTTGGGAACTGTTTCATCCGCGATTATCAGAGCCAAGCGTGCCAGCTCATCATAATAAGCACGCATTGCTTACATTTTGGTATCACTCGCTAGTCGACTGCCCGGAAAACGCGACCCTCGTAGCTAATTGTCCTGAGATAACCAGAAATATTGCCTTTAACTATATACT TGCGGATCATGATGACGCGGAGATTGTAACCTACAACCGATCCATGCTACCTGCCTATTATGGACTGTTGCGCTTATGCTGCGAACAAAGTCGGCCACTCACCCGTCAATTGGCACAACATCAAAACCTCCAGTGGGCCTTCAAAAATATTACTCCTCATCCCACCCAATATTCGGCTGCTGTCGATGAACTGTTTAAGCTGATGACACTATTTGCAACACGACATCCCGATGCCAGTGAACAGGAAAAACAAGATGTCATTGCTTTTAGACGCTCTGTTATTGTTTCCTATACAAGTAGCCTGGATGCTCGGGTATCGTGGGCAACACTTATCAGCGCGCTTAAAATTCTCG TGGACAACGACGATGATCGCATGCTGGTTGTATTTAACGGAGGCATCGAGATGAGCTTCGAAGCATTACATACTCTACATTCCATGCATCACGAGGCCACGGCCTGCCATGTGGCTGGAGATCTTTTGGATCTACTTGGAGAAATGGTTCTGTTACTGGCCACACTACGAACACGAACCGATAATCCcgtgcaaaaaaaacaacaacaccatctagaacaacaattgcaaattcagcaacaacaattgttacaTAAGCAACAAGATACGCAGAGCACACAGACTCCTCAAACGCCCCTTCAGAAGGAAAAGCAACTACAGCAccaaatgcaacaacatttacaattacaacaaatgcaactgcaacaacaacattttttgcggcaacagcatcagcactCTGCACTGTCAAAAGTACTACCAGATGCCATAAAGCGCTTAGCAACTCTACTTAATACGTATAATTCGCCAGAGATAATTCGTATGGCATTGGAGGTGCTTAAGGAGCTGGTGCGAAACACTAGTCTGGAGGCCATTAGCATTCTTGCACCCATACTAATAAATTGTCATTTATCAGTGGCAAATGCCCCTAATGCAATAGGACCCCTGGGTCCTTACTTCCCTCGTCGAAGCGCTAAGCAAACGGCGTGGGTAATGGGCGCAAAAAACTCACCGCGTCCCCCTAGACCTATAGTACAAATGTGCATTGCTCTATCAGACCTAACACCACGTGGAATCGATGCCGAATATGACGCACAGGTTGATGCTTTCTATAGGCCATATCATGACTTTATCGATGTAATGCTTCGCATGTGCATAAACACTGGCACCCTCAGCGACACCCTCGTTAAACTACACTGCCTAGTGGCTATTGAATCCACACCGCTGCATTTCAACTATTTCCCTAAGTTTTGGGTAGGCATAAATAACAACACGCTAACACACAA